In Lolium rigidum isolate FL_2022 chromosome 7, APGP_CSIRO_Lrig_0.1, whole genome shotgun sequence, the DNA window ATCTTTGTGTTTACTGATTTACAGAATCATGAGTGGAACGGGGTACACGGTAGAAGTCACTAACCTATCAAGCAACGCATCTGAAAGTGATCTTCACGACTTCTTCTCATTCTCTGGCCCTATTGAGCATATAGACCTTATCAGGTAATATTTACCTGCCCTTCATAAGTTACAGTTTACTATTTAGGATGAGATACGCCATGCATCTTAGACTTTCAGACCTAGGAATATTTTATCATTTTTGCTGATCATTTTATTCTCCAATTATAACCTGATTGTTCAATTAAAAATTGTGTTATTTCCATTTGTTTCTATTTATTATCCATTTTCTGACTAATTTAACACTAACAGATCAGGAGGATATGGTTCTACTGCTTATGTGACTTTCAAGGAACCCTATGCCTTGGAAACTGCAGTATTGCTGAGTGTAAGTTCTATTGCCAGCAATATATTTCAAACTAATGGTCCTGACCATTTTCTTATCACGGCGTGTCTGATTCCTATGATTAATTCCTAACACTCCATGATCTTCTAATTCAGTATTTCAGTGTGGTATTTAGTTTCCTTCACTAGGATACGTTCTTTGGTTTTTTTCTTTTGAGTTACTGATAGTCTGGTATATCTTACATGTTAATGTACACAAGTACTGGTAATTTGCTGTCATAATCCCCTGCATTCCATCATCTCAAGTACATAGTTTAGCTCAGATTTAATACTGGTGAAGTCCCTGAAATGTAACTGTTTACACTTGACAAAAAGTGGTCAGATGTTCTTTTTCCAATATTTGTGTATCCACTACTTTAGGCCTAATCTTCAAATTAGATAACCCCTATCTGTGTGAATTTGAGTAATCTGGAAGTTGCCATTGCTGAACCATTTAGATGACTGTTTCTTCAACATAGCCCCATTGCATTGCAAACAGgtactttctttctttttttttttttgccgttGAGGACACTTTGCATTTTGACAGGGAGCTACTATTGTGGATCAGCCGGTCTGCATATCTCGCTGGGGACAACCTGATGAGCCTTCTAATTTTTGGGGCATGCCAACTTGGCAACCTGATGAGCCTTCTAATTTCTGGGACAGGCCAACTTGGCAGGCCGAGGAGGAAATCGTATATAGGGTATACCTCATTCATGGTGCTAATTTTCACCTGTTCATTCTGTCAAGTGACTTTCTTGGTCACATAGTAagtcagtaatagcaatatgtgaAAAAAAACTACTAAATAAAAACAAAACACTGTCAGTCGGTATTTTTTTTTGACTTTTTGTTAAATGAAAGACAATTATCTCCTTACGTGAAATGTAAAATGATTATCTCTTTTAAGTATGACCAGCTTCAGATCGCCTAATCTGAATGTGACATTAATGTCATTAGCTGACATTTCTTTTTTCATCACTGCAACATTTTGCAGGACTATCAAGCATGCCAGTTCAACTCCACTCCACAGGAAGCTTTCACCGTGGCTCAGGATGTCGTGAAGACGATGCTGGCGAGGGGATACATACTCAGCAAGGACGCTTTGTCGAAGGCTAGAGCTTTCGACGAGTCCTACCAGATCACGGGGTCTGCAGCAGCAAAGGCTGCAGAGCTGAGCAAGAGAATCGGTCTAACCGACAGAGTCAGCGCCGGCTATGGTGCGATCAGATCAGTGGACGAGACGTACAACGTATCCGGGACAACCAGGACCGTGGCGAGTGTGACCGGAAGAACAGCAGCAAAGGTTGCGAACGGCATCCTGACCAGCAGCTACTTTTCCGCAGGAGCTATGATGGTGTCCGAGGCTCTCACCCGGGCTGCCAAGGCCGCTGAAAACTTGGCTGCTCATGGCCGGCAGAATTAAGTGGATATAAACACGCAGTGCAATACAGTCAGTTGTTTCAGTTAAGCAAAAATCAGTTGTCCAGATACTAGGATTGATGTCAAGGTATGATATTTACGCGTCATTCTGTCTATGGTATATAATAACAGTACTGTACTAGCCAGATAACAACTGTCAGACAACAAATGTTGCTTGAACAAGCTATATGTGCAGAACCCATTCAGGTGATCGTGCAGTCATGTTTCTTACTTTCTGCTGGTCCCTTGCTTATTCATTCATTATCCATTTCAGTGATGACTTGCTGACCTTACTTCAGAACGTTCTTCCCACGTCGATTCTTCAAACATAGATTTCATTTTTGACACAGCTCGGTAGAATCCTGAACCGAATTACATAGTCTCCGCCTCAGCAGTTCTACAGCATCAACACAATTTCAGTAAATTCATCTGCCTCGCTCTTCACCAACAAAATTTGACCTCTTCGATATATGTCAGGCCAATAGACACATAAAAGGAGAGACAGTTATTATTAGGAGCCTAAGCAAACCTCTGCCCGCATAAAATTCTTCTGTAAATGCTCTTCACACTGTACAAAATACAAACCAGCTAAAAACATAGGAGAGTTTTAATCTACGGTACACTGTATTAACAAAAAAAAGAGCATCAGCAGCTGCAGACGGGGCATCCGATGAGGCCGTTCTCGTTGCAGTCTGGGCACCGCCGGAACTCGCCGCcttcgtcgtcatcctcgtcctcgacgAAGATCTTGCAGCTGCCGTAGCACGTCTCACAGGGGACGAACCGGACGTCGCCGCAGGCCGCGCACGCCTCCATGCACCCGAGCTTGCGCACCGGCGCGGCGTCGCATCCCTCCAGCGCGCGCGCCAGCTCGCCTGCCTCGTGCAGCACCTGCACGTCCTCGGCCCCGCCGAGGTACCGCCCGTCGACGAACACGCGCGGGAGCGCGCTGCCCGTCGTCGGCTTCAGGAGCTGCGCGAGCTCGACCTTGAAGGCGGCGTGAAGAGACACGTCGCGCTCGTCGATGCGCACGCCGTAGCTACGCAGGATGCTGCGCACGGAGCAGCAGTCCACGAACGTCTTGCGCACGCCGCGGAGGCTGGTGAAGTACACCACCGCCCTCCGCTTCCCTCCCGGCGGCCCCAGCGCCGCTGCCGCGACCTTCGCGTCGCGGCCGCCGTTGCTCGCCCTCCGCTCGATGATCTTTTCTTGGAACGCGTTGATGCGGGCGCGGACGATGCCGGAGAGCTCCGGCATATCCCTGGTGGCCGGCGAAACCGGCGTGCACGCACTGGCGTCGTCGGCGACCTTCCGCGATGCCGGTTCCTCATTACCCGTGGGCGAGCTAGACGTGACCGGCTGGGACCGGGACGTGTCCTCGGCAAGGGCCTCCCGGAAGCCGGACAGTATCTCTGGGTCAAACTCGAAGGCCATGGGCACGTCCGCGTCGGCCTGCATCCACGGCGGCGTCGTCGGCGCAGGCGGCTGATGATGATGCGCTGCACGCGGCGTCGGCGCCTCAAAGTCTTCGAGCCCGGCCATGAGCTCCCACGcgttgatcacctccggctcgttgGGCGGCGTCCGCGTGGGCGTGCTGGGCCTGACGACTCTCTGCCGCATTGGCGCCTCCATCTCCTTGACAGGGCCGAGCACCACCATCTCCCCCGCGCCGGCGGCGCAGTCACTCTCGAACTTCATCATGATCTCCTCGACCGTCAGGGTGGCGTACTTGCACGACGTCGCGCCGGAGCGCCGGCCTTGGGCGAGGCCGAGGTTGCCCAGCACCGACGCGGCCTTGGACCGCAGCCGTTGCCGGTCGACGGACGGCAGCGAGAAGCTTCGGCTGGGGCGCGGGCCGGCCACCGCTGCCGGTTCCACCCAGCGCATGTCGCGACGCGCCTCTATGGAGGTGGCGCACCCCATCGTCTTCCGGCCAGACACAAACCGGCGTCACAGCGCGGTGGTGCTAGCTGTTGTTCACGTGCGCACGCtcgagcgacggcgacggcgtcgtTGCCGCAGGCGAGGATGAT includes these proteins:
- the LOC124677582 gene encoding binding partner of ACD11 1; the protein is MSGTGYTVEVTNLSSNASESDLHDFFSFSGPIEHIDLIRSGGYGSTAYVTFKEPYALETAVLLSGATIVDQPVCISRWGQPDEPSNFWGMPTWQPDEPSNFWDRPTWQAEEEIVYRDYQACQFNSTPQEAFTVAQDVVKTMLARGYILSKDALSKARAFDESYQITGSAAAKAAELSKRIGLTDRVSAGYGAIRSVDETYNVSGTTRTVASVTGRTAAKVANGILTSSYFSAGAMMVSEALTRAAKAAENLAAHGRQN
- the LOC124670405 gene encoding uncharacterized protein At3g28850-like codes for the protein MGCATSIEARRDMRWVEPAAVAGPRPSRSFSLPSVDRQRLRSKAASVLGNLGLAQGRRSGATSCKYATLTVEEIMMKFESDCAAGAGEMVVLGPVKEMEAPMRQRVVRPSTPTRTPPNEPEVINAWELMAGLEDFEAPTPRAAHHHQPPAPTTPPWMQADADVPMAFEFDPEILSGFREALAEDTSRSQPVTSSSPTGNEEPASRKVADDASACTPVSPATRDMPELSGIVRARINAFQEKIIERRASNGGRDAKVAAAALGPPGGKRRAVVYFTSLRGVRKTFVDCCSVRSILRSYGVRIDERDVSLHAAFKVELAQLLKPTTGSALPRVFVDGRYLGGAEDVQVLHEAGELARALEGCDAAPVRKLGCMEACAACGDVRFVPCETCYGSCKIFVEDEDDDEGGEFRRCPDCNENGLIGCPVCSC